Proteins encoded within one genomic window of Triticum aestivum cultivar Chinese Spring chromosome 2D, IWGSC CS RefSeq v2.1, whole genome shotgun sequence:
- the LOC123052402 gene encoding sphingosine kinase 1, which produces MADPQAEARGPPEPRAETLVELVRVNGSAAEATLSSAELAWRTTGAGRDSGGRRKLELESDVLGFQVEGRSLKLATFTRGDVTGAGRPPSPVGCGGGAEDRKRGEVAVEMESEEAAERWGHAIRDRFASLGRPKRLFFIVNPYGGKRGGRKIFQTEVLPLIEAAHIHYTMQETNYRLHAQEIAGSLDLKKYDGIVCVSGDGILVEVVNGLLQRDDWDKAIKVPLGIIPAGTGNGMVQGLLHSAGEPFSMSNAVFAIIRGHRRALDVTSVVQGKTRFFSVMMLTWGLVADIDIESEKFRWMGSARIDFYSLLRAVNLRRYNGRILFVPAPGYEGFGDPVEQTISCKSNGATNAAEGDIPDVCNNETCTYSGPSTDDADLEWRSLKGPFVNVWISNIAFASEGVMIAPQAQFADGYLDAAIIKDCPWSVALGLLLRMKDGSYIESSYVEYFKVKALRIEPGLRVGSSTIGGIIDSDGEVLARGDRSQTKEEPEHLMAYGPPIQLMVDQGLATIFSPR; this is translated from the exons ATGGCCGACCCGCAGGCCGAAGCGCGAGGCCCACCGGAGCCCCGGGCGGAGACCCTGGTGGAGCTCGTGCGGGTCAACGGCTCTGCGGCGGAGGCCACGCTCTCCAGCGCCGAGCTGGCGTGGCGCACCACCGGCGCCGGCCGCGACAGCGGGGGAAGGCGGAAGCTGGAGCTGGAGTCCGACGTGCTCGGGTTCCAGGTGGAGGGCAGGTCCCTCAAACTCGCGACCTTTACGCGGGGGGACGTGACGGGCGCGGGGAGGCCGCCGTCTCCGGTGGGCTGCGGCGGAGGAGCAGAGGacaggaagagaggggaggtggcggtggagATGGAGAGCGAGGAGGCCGCGGAGAGGTGGGGGCACGCCATCAGAGATCGCTTCGCCTCGCTTG GTCGACCGAAGAGACTGTTCTTCATAGTGAACCCTTACGGTGGGAAGAGAGGTGGGCGGAAGATTTTCCAAACCGAAGTTCTGCCTCTTATTGAAGCTGCTCACATCCATTACACCATGCAAG AAACAAATTACCGTCTTCATGCTCAAGAAATTGCTGGTTCACTGGATCTTAAGAAATATGATGGGATCGTTTGTGTTAGTGGAGATGGTATCCTTGTAGAG GTTGTTAATGGTCTGCTGCAAAGAGATGATTGGGACAAAGCAATAAAAGTGCCACTAGGGATCATTCCAGCAG GTACTGGAAACGGAATGGTGCAAGGTCTATTGCATTCTGCTGGTGAACCCTTCTCGATGTCAAATGCTGTGTTTGCAATCATCAGAG GTCACAGACGTGCCCTTGATGTCACTTCTGTTGTTCAGGGAAAGACAAGGTTTTTCAGTGTCATGATGCTTACATGGG GTTTGGTAGCTGATATTGATATTGAGTCAGAAAAGTTTAGGTGGATGGGAAGCGCTCGCATCGACTTCTAT TCCCTTCTACGTGCGGTGAACTTGCGAAGGTACAATGGGCGTATTCTTTTTGTTCCTGCCCCAGGATATGAAGGATTTGGTGATCCTGTGGAGCAAACCATCAGCTGTAAATCAAATGGGGCTACCAATGCTGCCGAAGGAGACATACCAGATGTTTGTAATAATGAAACATGTACCTATTCAGGTCCTTCAACTGACGATGCTGATCTTGAATGGAGATCACTGAAGGGTCCGTTTGTTAACGTTTGGATCAGCAACATTGCTTTTGCTAGTGAAGGTGTCATGATAGCACCACAAGCACAG TTTGCAGATGGCTACTTGGACGCAGCTATAATCAAGGATTGCCCATGGTCGGTTGCGCTCGGGCTCTTGCTTCGGATGAAGGATGGTAGCTACATTGAATCGTCCTATGTGGAGTACTTCAAG GTGAAGGCTCTCCGGATCGAGCCGGGCCTGCGCGTCGGCAGCAGCACCATAGGCGGCATCATCGACTCCGACGGAGAGGTCCTCGCGAGAGGCGACAGGTCCCAAACCAAGGAAGAGCCGGAGCATCTAATGGCGTATGGCCCCCCTATCCAACTGATGGTGGATCAGGGGCTGGCCACCATCTTCTCCCCAAGATGA